From the genome of Candidatus Hydrogenedentota bacterium:
GGCAGTCCTATTGGTGGTGGCGCTCGCAGTCACAGCAACCGCGACATGGGGGCAGCAGGTTTACGATCCCTCGCGTGAATTCGCTCCTGTCACCGGCTTCGAGAAAGCCCTGACCAAACTGGGACGCGGTTTGTCGAACATCATGTTCGGGTGGGGCGAAATCCCCATGACGTTCGACCGTAACGTGAAGAAAGGCAAGCCTTTCGCCTACCTGTTCGGCGTGGCTCCAGTGTTGGGGTCTGCTCGCGCCGTCATGCGCACGGGGACGGGTGTTTTTGAAGTCGTGACATTTCCGTTCTCGGACCGTGACGTGAACTACGAGCCGATCCTGGAACCCGAATACATCTTTTGATTCTCTTGAACGAGTGGAAACAGCAAGGACCGGGCTTGGTCGGCCTTCTCACTCTTGCAGACGGAACGGAAGGCCGCGTCGTACTGATGGGGCCGCGAAGCGCCCCTGAGAGCGCGATTGTTGTCATGGTGGGGAAGGAGCCGGGTGCGGTCGAGTCGCTTCCGTTGAGTGAAGTCCTGGATAGAATTCCGCCCGCATCGACAGTGGCCATTCTGTGCGCACAGGAACGGTATTTCGGCGACTCCCAATTGCCGGCGATAGATGTGCAGTGAGCGCGCCGCGAAATATCGACTATCTGCTCGAGGAGATTATTACCCTGCCGAGTCTCCCGGCAACGGTAGCCCGGATTCTGGAATTGTTGAATGACCCCGATTCGTCTCTGTCAGAAGTCGGCAAGATAGTTTCGGGGGACCCCGCGATTGCCCTGAAAACGCTGCGCCTGGTGAACTCGGCGGCGTACGGGCTGCGCGGGCGGGTGACGTCGGTCGAGCATGCCGTCACCCTGCTCGGGGCAAAAGTCATCCAGAATCTTGTTCTTACGGCAACCGTTCTGGACACATTGAGCTCCGGCGCTCGCCTCTTGTTTCAGCACAGCATCGCCGCGGGTGTGGCAGCCCGTTCAATAATGCGCTCCCACATCTTCGGAAATGTCCTCGACCCGGAAGAAGCATTTGCATACGGTCTCTTGCACGATATCGGCAAGATTATTCTCGAGGATTACATGTCCGATGAGTTGGTCCAGGCGGAAGACTTGAGCCGCGTCCAGGGCCTGCCTGGTCATGTCGCTGAACGGGAAGTCATCGGGGTTGACCATGCTGAGATCGGGGGACGCCTGGCGATGAATTGGCGGCTTCCGGATTCGATTGCGGCCGCGATTATGGCACATCACGATCTCGCGCGCTGCAAAGACGACGAATATCTCCCGTACGCAGCCATGTTGAACGCAGCCGACACGATCTGCGTTGCCGCGGGCCTGCCTTCCTACGAGGGGGCCGTCGCCG
Proteins encoded in this window:
- a CDS encoding HDOD domain-containing protein, with the translated sequence MSAPRNIDYLLEEIITLPSLPATVARILELLNDPDSSLSEVGKIVSGDPAIALKTLRLVNSAAYGLRGRVTSVEHAVTLLGAKVIQNLVLTATVLDTLSSGARLLFQHSIAAGVAARSIMRSHIFGNVLDPEEAFAYGLLHDIGKIILEDYMSDELVQAEDLSRVQGLPGHVAEREVIGVDHAEIGGRLAMNWRLPDSIAAAIMAHHDLARCKDDEYLPYAAMLNAADTICVAAGLPSYEGAVADDANGAWQVLGITSPQIPAILDDFFASIPEVEELTEAVS
- a CDS encoding exosortase system-associated protein, TIGR04073 family; translation: MAVLLVVALAVTATATWGQQVYDPSREFAPVTGFEKALTKLGRGLSNIMFGWGEIPMTFDRNVKKGKPFAYLFGVAPVLGSARAVMRTGTGVFEVVTFPFSDRDVNYEPILEPEYIF